A genomic window from Nitrospirota bacterium includes:
- a CDS encoding ABC transporter ATP-binding protein, protein MKNHPTAPIVEAVNLTKVFDGFTAVDHISFSLYPGEIVGLLGPNGAGKTTTLQMLLGTLTPTEGSVKILGLDLRKNRQSILGRINFSSTYTSMPSALSIYENLRVFATLYGVRNCRKKIDEIMHLFDLSALKNKLAETLSSGQLTRLSLAKALLNDPEVLFLDEPTSSLDPDIADRTRSILKMRRDSTGLCIFYTSHNMKEMEEMCDRIIFLHRGKIIAEGTPKTILKRYEEEHLEALFLKIAREGG, encoded by the coding sequence TTGAAGAATCATCCCACAGCCCCCATTGTTGAAGCCGTGAACCTCACAAAGGTTTTTGACGGATTCACAGCAGTTGACCATATATCTTTTTCCCTGTATCCAGGCGAGATTGTCGGACTCCTTGGTCCTAATGGTGCAGGCAAGACTACTACCCTTCAGATGCTTCTGGGAACGCTGACACCTACAGAGGGAAGCGTGAAGATCTTAGGCCTTGATCTCCGGAAGAACAGGCAGTCCATATTGGGCAGAATAAATTTTTCCTCAACTTACACATCAATGCCGTCTGCCCTTAGCATATATGAGAATCTGAGGGTATTTGCCACTCTTTACGGCGTAAGAAATTGCCGGAAGAAGATTGATGAGATAATGCATTTGTTCGATTTATCCGCTCTTAAAAACAAACTTGCAGAGACATTATCATCCGGCCAGTTGACCAGACTTTCGCTGGCAAAGGCTTTGCTAAATGACCCTGAGGTGCTGTTTCTTGATGAACCTACTTCCAGCCTTGATCCCGATATTGCAGACAGGACCAGGAGTATCCTGAAAATGAGACGGGACAGTACCGGCCTGTGCATTTTCTACACCTCCCATAACATGAAAGAGATGGAGGAGATGTGCGACCGTATTATTTTCCTCCACCGAGGGAAGATTATTGCAGAGGGGACGCCGAAAACGATACTGAAGCGCTACGAGGAGGAACACCTCGAGGCATTGTTCCTGAAGATTGCCAGGGAGGGAGGGTGA
- a CDS encoding ABC transporter permease produces METFYWPLLDLLVWGFISVYLEQYKGGLPGFVTFFIGALILWDMLFRSQQGISISFLEEMWSRNLMNLFVSPLRPGEFIIATMVISILKLLSASAVTITLAWLIYSFNLFTIGISLLPFILCLTVMGWSVGILTISFILRYGQKAEVLAWGIAFLFQPISAVFYPVSVLPKFLQTIARFVPAAHIFEGMRAVIRQGEFPLNELIWAAGLDAVYLIGSILFFYAMFHSVKVRGLLLHIGE; encoded by the coding sequence ATGGAGACCTTCTACTGGCCCCTGCTTGACCTGCTGGTATGGGGATTTATCTCTGTTTATCTGGAACAGTATAAAGGAGGACTACCGGGTTTTGTCACATTCTTCATAGGCGCACTTATACTGTGGGACATGCTCTTTCGTTCCCAGCAGGGGATATCCATATCATTTCTCGAAGAGATGTGGTCAAGGAACCTGATGAACCTCTTTGTATCCCCGCTGCGTCCCGGTGAATTCATAATTGCGACTATGGTCATCAGCATTCTGAAACTCCTTTCAGCCTCTGCAGTTACCATCACCCTTGCCTGGCTTATCTATTCATTCAATCTCTTTACCATCGGGATATCACTGCTGCCCTTTATACTGTGCCTTACCGTGATGGGGTGGTCAGTCGGCATCCTGACTATCTCGTTTATCCTGAGATACGGTCAGAAGGCAGAGGTTCTGGCCTGGGGAATCGCCTTTCTATTCCAGCCCATTTCCGCTGTCTTCTATCCTGTCTCAGTCCTCCCGAAGTTCCTCCAGACCATTGCCAGATTTGTCCCAGCCGCCCATATCTTTGAGGGGATGCGGGCAGTCATCAGGCAGGGAGAGTTCCCTTTAAATGAACTGATATGGGCCGCAGGCCTCGACGCCGTCTACCTCATCGGCTCCATCCTCTTTTTCTATGCCATGTTCCATAGCGTAAAGGTCAGGGGGTTGTTGTTGCACATAGGAGAGTAG
- a CDS encoding SDR family oxidoreductase yields the protein MIRGGLNSKHQNKVALITGGGSGIGFAITRALLGEGMRAAICGRDEGKLRKAEEELKTHPDNLLVMAADVSKRSEVDRWVKKVISQFGRIDVLVNNAGVARWSDIENITDEHLDCQLDVNLKGPLYCSQAVLPFMKKQQNGYIINISSVCGKSGFAGTAAYSASKFGLMALSDSLREEGAPSNIKVTAICPGFVATPMVTDAPVPLDEMIRPDDIAEAVLFLLNLSAHAAVREIVITRKEEG from the coding sequence TTGATAAGGGGGGGGCTGAACAGTAAACACCAAAATAAGGTCGCACTAATTACAGGCGGAGGGAGCGGGATCGGTTTTGCAATCACCAGGGCGCTGCTCGGGGAAGGCATGCGAGCAGCCATCTGCGGCAGGGATGAAGGAAAACTGAGAAAGGCAGAAGAAGAATTAAAGACGCATCCTGACAATCTCCTTGTAATGGCAGCAGATGTCTCCAAAAGGTCTGAGGTTGACCGCTGGGTTAAGAAAGTCATAAGTCAGTTTGGCAGGATTGATGTCCTTGTCAACAACGCGGGAGTAGCCCGCTGGTCTGACATAGAAAATATCACTGATGAACACCTTGACTGCCAGCTCGACGTTAATCTCAAGGGTCCACTTTATTGTTCCCAGGCCGTCCTTCCATTCATGAAGAAACAGCAGAATGGCTATATCATTAACATCTCCTCGGTTTGTGGTAAATCCGGTTTTGCAGGCACAGCCGCCTACAGCGCCAGCAAGTTCGGCCTCATGGCCCTTTCAGACAGTTTGAGGGAGGAAGGTGCACCATCCAATATCAAGGTTACGGCTATATGTCCAGGATTTGTAGCAACACCAATGGTCACGGACGCACCTGTCCCGCTTGATGAGATGATCAGACCGGATGATATTGCAGAGGCGGTATTGTTCCTGTTAAACCTCTCCGCACATGCCGCAGTCCGGGAGATTGTTATCACACGGAAAGAGGAAGGGTAG
- a CDS encoding sigma-70 family RNA polymerase sigma factor: protein MKSSDSVKTYLNEIRSVPLLTKEEEISLAKYLEECRSAIVHKLLDAGMLGDEIRELRRVLAEAEMDKAGTTEGSAEVLPDDDVDSQDVLNILDDIIELGKSDVDRELLASRVLEADMLTGIIEKTVEKIRIDSETGKGDSSGILSSIEEIENRMQEAKDSFIRANLRLSADIARKYSRNDTQLMDLIQEGNIGLMRAVDKFDYRKGYRFSTYAVWWIRQYIMRSALLSVTSLNVPAHILLKIRKVIRTSFRFIQETGREPTIEELSERLNIPVEKTKGLMDMMHKEVSLEAPAGEDGDASLSDFVADDEQPSPADDIIGDELMKELNEALSILSPREEKVIRMKFGIGESKRYSMEEIGKQLGISRERVSQIEVKAMRKLRHPRAFKGLKIFLDK, encoded by the coding sequence ATGAAATCATCAGATTCTGTAAAGACATATTTAAATGAAATACGTTCCGTTCCCCTGCTGACAAAGGAAGAGGAGATTTCGCTTGCCAAATATCTGGAGGAATGCCGTTCAGCCATAGTCCATAAGTTGCTGGATGCAGGAATGCTTGGAGACGAGATCAGGGAGCTGAGACGTGTTCTCGCGGAGGCAGAAATGGACAAAGCAGGGACAACTGAGGGAAGTGCAGAAGTCCTGCCTGATGATGATGTCGATAGCCAGGATGTATTAAATATTCTTGATGATATTATAGAACTTGGTAAAAGCGACGTGGACAGGGAGTTGCTTGCATCCCGTGTGCTTGAAGCAGACATGCTTACAGGGATAATTGAAAAGACAGTCGAAAAGATTAGAATTGACTCTGAGACAGGCAAGGGTGATTCGAGCGGTATATTATCTTCTATTGAAGAGATTGAGAACAGGATGCAGGAGGCAAAAGACAGTTTTATCAGGGCAAATCTCAGGCTTTCTGCTGATATTGCAAGGAAATATTCAAGAAATGATACACAACTAATGGACCTGATCCAGGAGGGTAATATAGGCCTGATGCGTGCAGTTGATAAATTTGATTACAGAAAGGGTTACAGATTTTCAACTTATGCTGTCTGGTGGATACGGCAATATATAATGAGGTCAGCCCTTTTGTCTGTCACGTCGTTAAATGTCCCTGCTCACATATTGTTAAAGATCAGGAAGGTGATTCGTACATCTTTCAGATTTATTCAGGAAACCGGAAGGGAACCAACCATAGAAGAACTGTCAGAAAGGTTGAATATACCTGTAGAAAAGACTAAAGGCTTAATGGATATGATGCACAAAGAGGTATCACTGGAAGCGCCGGCCGGGGAGGATGGGGATGCCTCTCTGTCTGATTTTGTTGCGGATGATGAACAGCCATCACCTGCTGATGACATTATAGGTGATGAACTGATGAAGGAGCTGAATGAGGCCCTCTCGATCCTGAGTCCCAGAGAAGAGAAAGTGATCCGGATGAAGTTTGGAATAGGTGAATCAAAACGCTATAGCATGGAAGAGATTGGAAAACAGTTGGGTATAAGCCGCGAGAGGGTTAGTCAGATTGAGGTCAAGGCCATGAGAAAGCTGCGGCATCCCAGGGCATTTAAGGGGCTTAAAATATTCCTTGATAAATAA
- a CDS encoding Hsp20/alpha crystallin family protein, with amino-acid sequence MNKKPVSWRGPSELARMAKEMEHMVEDSFGRGWGFRSMPFMRRWQALKRAEEWASAPKLDVYEEGNDIIVKAEIVGMDKNEIEISLEGNILSLKGEKKKEEKVEDKDYTYSERYFGSFTRTIELPVEVQGDKVSANLRNGVLEIRLPKSEAAKKKEVKIKVD; translated from the coding sequence ATGAACAAGAAACCAGTATCCTGGAGGGGACCGTCTGAACTTGCCCGCATGGCAAAGGAGATGGAACATATGGTCGAGGACTCCTTTGGCCGCGGATGGGGTTTCCGTAGTATGCCATTTATGCGTCGCTGGCAGGCATTAAAAAGGGCTGAAGAGTGGGCTTCGGCTCCAAAACTTGATGTCTATGAGGAAGGAAATGACATTATAGTCAAGGCGGAAATAGTCGGAATGGATAAGAATGAGATTGAAATATCGCTCGAAGGAAATATACTCAGTCTTAAAGGTGAGAAAAAGAAAGAGGAAAAGGTCGAGGACAAGGATTATACATACAGTGAGCGTTACTTCGGCAGCTTTACAAGGACAATAGAACTGCCTGTAGAAGTACAGGGGGACAAGGTCTCAGCAAACCTCAGGAATGGTGTCCTTGAGATACGTCTGCCAAAGTCAGAGGCAGCGAAGAAGAAGGAAGTTAAGATTAAGGTTGACTAA
- a CDS encoding aminomethyltransferase family protein, translating into MKRDYPLYRSPLYETHNSFGAAFAEFHGWEIPSNYGNPAAEHLAVRSNAGIMDMTHRGKILISGEDRTKFLQNILSQDISKLTPGSGGHSTLLNTKGHMLAYMRIYSDGESFLIDTESGETDKILQTLNRYLFREDVKVEDVTLRYGLITVNGPNSRKIISAASGTEINDMPDCSHVNITINGINCRAVRTAYTGEEGYDIYTPWDDLCTIWETILSAGIASKIPLNPPFSKGEISSPPLVKGGEGGFCETITTFGLDAFETLRIEAGTPVYMIDMDENTIPIEANLDHAISYTKGCYVGQETIARIKFKGHVNRILTGLSITSGTEINSVPDISIIPRKGDRIFRFIDNTEQDIGFITSACISPSLKKIIALGYIKTGYNEPGLEVSITCGSEKLTAGVSRLPFLSG; encoded by the coding sequence TTGAAGAGGGACTATCCATTGTATCGTTCTCCTCTCTACGAAACGCATAATTCATTCGGCGCTGCGTTTGCCGAGTTTCATGGCTGGGAAATTCCTTCAAATTACGGTAACCCTGCGGCAGAGCACCTTGCTGTCAGAAGCAATGCCGGTATTATGGACATGACGCACAGGGGGAAGATCCTGATATCCGGCGAAGACAGGACGAAGTTCCTCCAGAATATCCTCTCTCAGGATATCAGCAAGTTAACCCCTGGTTCAGGCGGACACAGTACACTCCTTAACACAAAGGGGCATATGCTTGCTTACATGCGCATCTATAGTGATGGGGAATCATTCCTTATAGATACCGAATCTGGTGAGACAGACAAGATATTGCAAACATTGAACCGTTATCTCTTCAGGGAGGATGTTAAAGTCGAAGATGTCACACTGAGATACGGACTTATAACTGTTAATGGTCCCAATTCACGAAAAATCATATCCGCCGCAAGCGGGACTGAAATCAATGATATGCCGGATTGTTCGCACGTTAACATAACAATTAATGGCATAAACTGCAGGGCAGTAAGGACTGCATATACAGGAGAAGAAGGATACGACATTTATACACCGTGGGACGATCTGTGCACTATCTGGGAAACAATCCTGTCGGCTGGCATTGCCTCAAAAATCCCCCTTAATCCCCCTTTTTCAAAGGGGGAAATCAGTTCCCCCCCTTTGGTAAAGGGGGGAGAGGGGGGATTTTGTGAGACAATAACCACATTCGGCCTGGATGCATTTGAAACATTGAGGATAGAAGCAGGCACCCCTGTTTACATGATTGACATGGACGAGAACACCATCCCGATCGAAGCCAATCTCGATCATGCCATCAGTTACACAAAGGGTTGTTATGTAGGCCAGGAAACGATAGCCCGCATAAAATTCAAGGGGCATGTGAACAGGATACTCACAGGATTATCAATCACATCGGGGACAGAAATAAATTCTGTCCCCGATATCAGCATTATCCCCCGTAAAGGCGACAGGATATTCAGGTTTATTGATAATACGGAACAGGACATTGGATTCATCACCAGCGCCTGTATTTCCCCTTCGCTAAAAAAGATAATCGCCCTCGGATATATAAAGACAGGATACAATGAACCTGGTTTAGAGGTCAGCATAACATGTGGCTCTGAAAAACTGACAGCCGGGGTTTCAAGATTGCCATTTCTTTCGGGATAA
- a CDS encoding AtpZ/AtpI family protein yields MVKDGDNDRYRFVHQVGLFTAIPVLLVAGPAIGFFIGDYIDRKFGTAPWFMFIFIVIGFVASIRQTIEFINKASSNKK; encoded by the coding sequence ATGGTGAAGGACGGCGATAATGACAGGTACCGTTTTGTTCACCAGGTAGGGTTGTTTACCGCTATCCCTGTACTCCTTGTCGCAGGACCGGCCATAGGTTTCTTTATAGGAGATTATATAGACAGAAAGTTTGGTACAGCCCCGTGGTTTATGTTCATCTTCATAGTCATCGGATTTGTTGCCAGCATAAGACAGACCATAGAGTTTATAAACAAGGCAAGCAGTAACAAAAAATAA
- the atpB gene encoding F0F1 ATP synthase subunit A, protein MEATHSAAHGGEAPEVANIITLLNSWFHDSSVISFLHHWENPFFSGLIIIGLLIVARMASRQRAMVPGKLQNFVEFALESLDNLATGVIGHHGRHYAPFIGTLFIYILVMNLSGLVPFFKSPSSSLNTTIGLAVIVFIYVQYTGLRRLGIGGYIFHLLGQPRDVMGWIFVPLMFPLHVIEEFIKPMSLSLRLFGNVFGEDVLIGAFVTMGIMALSFMGSPIGIPLQIPFMLLAIITGTIQALVFTLLSTVYIALMLPHEEHH, encoded by the coding sequence ATGGAAGCAACACATAGCGCGGCACACGGCGGCGAAGCGCCTGAAGTCGCCAATATAATAACACTGCTTAATAGTTGGTTTCATGATTCGTCTGTAATATCTTTTCTGCATCACTGGGAAAATCCCTTTTTCTCCGGGCTGATTATTATCGGACTGCTTATAGTCGCCAGAATGGCGTCAAGACAGAGGGCTATGGTGCCGGGGAAACTGCAGAATTTTGTGGAATTTGCGCTTGAAAGTCTCGATAACCTTGCTACAGGAGTCATCGGCCATCACGGAAGACATTATGCCCCATTCATCGGAACACTTTTTATCTATATCCTGGTCATGAATCTGAGCGGCCTTGTCCCGTTTTTTAAGTCCCCATCCTCAAGCCTTAACACGACTATAGGCCTTGCAGTCATCGTATTCATCTATGTGCAATATACCGGTTTGAGAAGGCTTGGCATCGGCGGATATATCTTTCATCTGCTGGGGCAGCCGCGGGATGTCATGGGATGGATCTTTGTTCCACTGATGTTCCCCCTTCATGTAATTGAGGAATTCATCAAACCTATGAGCTTATCTCTCCGTCTTTTTGGAAATGTCTTCGGTGAAGATGTCCTGATAGGCGCATTTGTTACAATGGGCATTATGGCATTGAGTTTTATGGGCAGCCCGATTGGGATACCGCTTCAGATTCCTTTCATGCTCCTTGCAATAATAACAGGAACAATTCAGGCACTGGTCTTTACGCTTTTGAGTACAGTTTATATCGCATTGATGTTGCCGCATGAGGAACATCATTAA